In Paenibacillus sp. J23TS9, a single genomic region encodes these proteins:
- a CDS encoding NupC/NupG family nucleoside CNT transporter — MKYVIALLGLAVVLAFAWMASSDKKNIKFRPILVMIILQIVLGLVLLKTNVGEFLVRGFADGFAKILDFANAGTEFVFGGIVNEGIHSFFFHVLMPIVFMSVLIGILQHYKILPFIIKYIGLALSKVNGMGKLESYNAVASAILGQNEVFISIKKQIGLLPRERLYTLCASAMSTVSMSIVGSYMTMLKPEYVVAALVLNLFGGFIISSIINPYRVQPEEDILEVQEETRQTFFEMLGEYIMDGFKVVVIVGVMLVGFVGLIAMINGIFSGIFGISFQNLLGYVLAPFAFLMGVPWHEAIKAGSIMATKIVANEFVAMLDFVKIQGDFSERTKAIVSVFLISFANFGSIGTIVGAVKGLHEKQGNVVAGFGLKLLYGAALVSFLSATIISIVF, encoded by the coding sequence ATGAAATATGTGATCGCTTTGCTTGGACTGGCCGTCGTGTTGGCGTTTGCCTGGATGGCCAGCTCTGATAAGAAAAATATTAAATTCCGCCCTATCCTCGTGATGATTATCCTGCAAATCGTGCTGGGATTGGTTCTTCTCAAAACAAACGTCGGCGAATTTCTGGTAAGGGGGTTTGCGGACGGATTCGCCAAAATCCTGGATTTTGCGAATGCGGGTACAGAGTTCGTGTTTGGCGGCATTGTCAATGAAGGCATTCATTCGTTTTTCTTCCATGTGCTGATGCCGATCGTATTCATGTCGGTGCTCATCGGGATATTGCAGCATTATAAGATTCTGCCGTTCATCATCAAATACATCGGCCTCGCGCTGAGCAAGGTCAACGGCATGGGCAAGCTGGAATCCTACAACGCGGTAGCCTCGGCGATTTTGGGGCAAAACGAAGTGTTCATTTCCATCAAAAAGCAGATCGGGCTGCTGCCGCGTGAACGCCTTTATACGCTGTGCGCTTCGGCCATGTCCACGGTGTCGATGTCCATTGTCGGCTCGTACATGACGATGCTGAAACCGGAATACGTCGTGGCTGCGCTCGTACTGAACCTGTTCGGGGGCTTCATTATTTCTTCCATCATCAATCCGTACCGGGTTCAGCCGGAAGAGGATATCTTGGAAGTACAGGAAGAGACCAGACAGACCTTTTTCGAAATGCTTGGCGAATACATTATGGACGGCTTTAAAGTGGTCGTCATCGTCGGCGTCATGCTGGTCGGCTTTGTCGGCTTGATTGCCATGATCAACGGTATTTTCAGCGGCATTTTCGGAATTTCGTTTCAAAATTTGCTGGGCTACGTATTGGCGCCATTCGCTTTTCTGATGGGGGTTCCCTGGCATGAAGCGATCAAAGCGGGAAGCATTATGGCTACCAAAATTGTGGCCAATGAGTTTGTAGCCATGCTTGATTTCGTGAAAATCCAAGGGGATTTCAGCGAGCGCACCAAAGCGATCGTTTCGGTGTTCCTGATTTCCTTCGCGAATTTCGGTTCCATTGGAACGATTGTCGGGGCCGTTAAAGGCCTGCATGAGAAGCAGGGCAATGTGGTCGCGGGGTTTGGCCTGAAGCTGCTGTACGGTGCGGCCCTGGTCAGCTTCTTGTCGGCAACCATTATCAGCATAGTATTTTAA
- the deoD gene encoding purine-nucleoside phosphorylase — translation MSIHMEAKSGDIAERVLLPGDPLRAKFVAEHFLENARCYNEVRGMYGYTGLYKGVSVSVQGTGMGNPSMSIYVTELIRDYGAKKLIRIGTCGAMQKDLQIRDIVLAQAVSSDSNMTEKIFMGCNYAPSADFGMLMKAYQQAKASSANVFVGNVYNSDEFYRETMARLHKFMEFGVLAVEMESTALYTLAAKYGVKALSILTVGSQLLTNERSAHKDSEQSFNQMAEIALDTIIAEA, via the coding sequence ATGAGTATTCATATGGAAGCCAAGTCCGGAGACATCGCGGAACGGGTTCTGCTGCCTGGCGATCCGCTGCGCGCCAAATTCGTTGCCGAGCATTTCCTGGAGAACGCCCGCTGCTATAACGAGGTTAGGGGAATGTACGGTTATACCGGGTTATATAAAGGAGTTTCTGTTTCGGTGCAGGGGACGGGGATGGGCAATCCCTCGATGAGCATTTACGTTACGGAGCTGATCCGGGATTACGGCGCGAAGAAACTTATCCGGATCGGCACCTGCGGGGCTATGCAAAAGGATCTGCAAATCCGGGACATCGTTCTCGCACAAGCGGTTTCCTCGGACAGCAACATGACGGAGAAAATATTTATGGGCTGCAATTACGCGCCTTCAGCCGATTTTGGCATGCTGATGAAGGCCTACCAGCAGGCAAAGGCCTCCAGTGCCAACGTATTCGTGGGGAACGTTTACAATTCCGACGAGTTCTACAGGGAGACCATGGCAAGACTGCACAAATTCATGGAGTTCGGCGTACTGGCCGTGGAGATGGAAAGTACGGCGCTGTATACCCTGGCTGCAAAGTATGGGGTTAAAGCGTTGTCGATTCTAACGGTAGGGAGCCAGCTGCTGACGAACGAGCGGTCCGCACATAAAGACAGTGAGCAGTCGTTTAATCAAATGGCCGAGATCGCGCTGGACACCATTATAGCGGAGGCCTAA